Proteins co-encoded in one Pseudorhizobium banfieldiae genomic window:
- the ligD gene encoding DNA ligase D, protein MALEAYNEKRDFKASPEPKGRKVKSGGNSFVIQKHAARRLHYDFRLEMDGVLKSWAVTRGPSLVPGEKRLAVHVEDHPLDYGDFEGTIPQGNYGAGSVLLWDRGTWHPIGDQKRGYSKGHMEFELKGEKLEGRWHLVRMANRRGEKRENWLLIKGEDEFARAEGDADILEELPKSVKTGRLLEELQGGTKAKAKRKTPPKTSDPSPSDEALNGPVKNNSLPKLKGAKKAELPDFVTPQLATLVKSAPSGKRWIHEIKLDGYRVQARIDGGDVKLLTRTGLDWTHKFGDAIVDALKRLPVQQAVLDGEVVVNGGSGASEFSLLQQDLSEGRTDRLVFFAFDLLHLDGFDLTPSKLVDRKQTLEGILSGSSDIVRYSEHFDDEGGLVLKHACRLSLEGIISKIGDAPYRGGRGKDWVKSKCSARQEFVVAGYVPSSVSSSAIGSLVMGYYQDGKLMHAGRVGTGYSNKVAQTLFRQMQELKVTKSPFEEKLTAVERKDVVFLRPELVAEVEFRGWTADAHIRHASFRGMREDKQARDVVQEAGPAMASSDDQKELGSRTVTLTHPDRIYWPDAGVTKAGLADYYVEVWRHMAPFVVNRPLALVRGPDGIGKPLFFQKHAWKGMNKHIGTAKDPADPSEEDIIIRDLDGLLGLVQGGTLEIHPWGSTIDQWEKPDMVNIDLDPGDGTTWEDVIAAAYEVRERFEAMGLSGFVKTSGGKGLHVVAPVKPKAEWPDVKAAMKALADSMAGDSPDRYVSTITKSKRKGKILIDYLRNGRGATAVAPYSTRARPGAPVSMPIAWEELEQAIGPAYFTVNNATSRHEQLDRDPWSDFREAEAEIKTSRTKRQKR, encoded by the coding sequence ATGGCACTCGAGGCCTATAACGAGAAACGCGATTTCAAGGCGTCGCCCGAGCCGAAGGGGAGAAAAGTCAAGTCCGGGGGAAACAGCTTCGTCATCCAGAAGCATGCAGCGCGCCGGCTTCACTACGACTTCCGGCTGGAAATGGATGGCGTGCTGAAGAGCTGGGCGGTCACGCGTGGCCCCAGCCTTGTGCCAGGTGAGAAGAGGCTCGCCGTCCATGTCGAAGATCACCCGCTCGACTACGGCGATTTCGAAGGAACGATCCCGCAAGGAAACTACGGAGCAGGCTCGGTCCTCCTCTGGGATCGCGGCACCTGGCATCCGATCGGAGATCAGAAACGCGGCTACAGCAAGGGACACATGGAGTTCGAGCTCAAGGGGGAGAAGCTCGAGGGCCGATGGCATCTCGTGCGCATGGCCAACCGCCGTGGTGAAAAGCGGGAGAACTGGCTCCTCATCAAGGGGGAAGATGAATTCGCGCGGGCCGAAGGCGATGCCGACATCCTGGAGGAGCTTCCCAAGTCCGTGAAGACCGGACGGCTTCTCGAGGAACTGCAAGGCGGCACGAAGGCGAAGGCCAAGCGAAAAACGCCGCCGAAGACATCCGACCCTTCTCCTTCGGACGAGGCGCTGAATGGACCCGTCAAGAATAACAGCTTACCGAAGCTGAAGGGAGCGAAGAAGGCAGAGCTGCCTGACTTCGTGACACCTCAGCTTGCGACGCTCGTGAAGAGTGCGCCTTCCGGGAAGCGATGGATCCACGAAATCAAGCTGGATGGATACCGTGTCCAGGCACGTATCGACGGCGGCGACGTCAAGCTCCTGACCCGGACCGGCCTCGACTGGACCCACAAATTCGGCGATGCGATCGTGGATGCACTCAAGCGCCTGCCGGTGCAGCAGGCCGTGCTGGACGGCGAAGTGGTGGTCAACGGCGGATCGGGCGCAAGCGAATTCTCGCTTCTCCAGCAGGATCTGAGCGAGGGGCGAACGGATCGGCTGGTCTTCTTCGCCTTCGATCTCCTCCATCTCGATGGGTTCGATCTGACTCCCTCCAAGCTTGTGGATCGCAAGCAGACGCTGGAAGGCATCCTGTCCGGCAGCAGCGACATCGTTCGTTACAGCGAGCATTTCGATGACGAAGGAGGGCTTGTGCTGAAGCACGCCTGCCGCCTCAGCCTCGAGGGGATCATCTCCAAGATCGGAGATGCCCCCTACCGCGGCGGGCGGGGAAAAGACTGGGTGAAGTCGAAATGCTCGGCGCGGCAGGAGTTCGTTGTCGCCGGCTATGTCCCCTCCTCCGTCTCCAGCAGCGCCATTGGCTCGCTGGTGATGGGCTATTACCAGGACGGCAAGCTGATGCATGCTGGCCGGGTGGGCACCGGTTACAGCAACAAGGTCGCCCAGACGCTCTTCCGCCAGATGCAGGAGCTGAAGGTCACGAAGAGCCCGTTCGAGGAGAAACTGACGGCGGTCGAGCGGAAGGATGTCGTCTTCCTCAGACCCGAACTGGTGGCGGAAGTCGAGTTCCGTGGCTGGACTGCTGATGCTCACATCAGACACGCCTCCTTTCGTGGTATGAGGGAGGACAAGCAGGCAAGGGATGTGGTGCAAGAGGCCGGTCCAGCCATGGCAAGCAGCGATGACCAAAAGGAACTGGGGAGCCGGACGGTAACGCTCACCCACCCGGACCGCATCTACTGGCCGGATGCCGGCGTGACCAAGGCTGGCCTTGCCGATTACTACGTCGAGGTTTGGCGGCACATGGCTCCGTTTGTGGTCAACCGCCCCCTTGCATTGGTGCGAGGTCCCGATGGCATCGGCAAACCTCTTTTCTTCCAGAAGCATGCCTGGAAGGGCATGAACAAGCATATCGGCACGGCGAAGGATCCCGCCGATCCTTCCGAAGAGGATATCATCATCCGGGACCTCGACGGCTTGCTCGGTCTCGTTCAGGGCGGGACGCTCGAAATCCATCCCTGGGGCTCGACCATCGACCAGTGGGAAAAGCCGGACATGGTCAATATCGACCTCGACCCCGGCGACGGAACGACCTGGGAGGACGTCATCGCAGCCGCCTATGAGGTTCGCGAACGCTTCGAGGCGATGGGGCTTTCCGGATTCGTCAAGACGTCCGGTGGCAAGGGGCTGCACGTCGTCGCACCGGTGAAACCCAAGGCGGAGTGGCCGGACGTCAAGGCGGCGATGAAGGCGCTCGCCGACAGCATGGCCGGCGATAGCCCCGACCGCTATGTCTCCACCATCACCAAGTCAAAGCGGAAGGGAAAGATCCTGATCGACTACCTGCGCAATGGGCGAGGCGCCACGGCTGTGGCCCCCTATTCGACGCGGGCTCGCCCTGGAGCCCCGGTATCCATGCCCATCGCCTGGGAGGAGCTGGAGCAGGCAATCGGGCCGGCGTACTTCACGGTGAACAACGCAACGAGCCGCCACGAGCAGTTGGACAGGGATCCGTGGTCGGATTTCAGGGAAGCAGAGGCGGAGATCAAGACGTCTCGGACAAAGCGCCAGAAGCGCTAG
- a CDS encoding Ku protein, with translation MAPRSFWKGYLKLSLVTCRVSMTPAVTESGKVRFHNLNRKTHNRVMSQYVDAVTGEAVEDEDQVKGYAKGEDDYVLIEDEEFDDVGLESTRTIDISTFVPVESIGWIWYDRPHYLAPDDEVSAEAFAVIREAMAKTGTAGIARLVMYRRERAVLLIPKDKGIVVWTLRYGDEVRDAGSYFHDVGKEKPSSQHLTMMKKLIGERTARWDPSMADDPVQDRLLDIVAARQKGKKVKKPAEPKQETPSNVIDIMSALKKSLAAERKSSR, from the coding sequence ATGGCGCCCCGATCGTTCTGGAAAGGCTATCTGAAGCTGTCACTGGTGACGTGCCGGGTAAGCATGACGCCGGCGGTTACCGAGTCCGGCAAGGTCCGCTTCCACAATCTCAATCGTAAGACGCACAACCGGGTCATGAGCCAGTATGTGGACGCTGTCACCGGAGAAGCGGTGGAGGACGAGGATCAGGTCAAGGGATATGCCAAGGGAGAAGATGACTATGTCCTGATCGAGGACGAGGAGTTCGACGATGTCGGCCTCGAAAGCACTCGCACGATCGACATTTCCACCTTCGTGCCTGTCGAGTCGATCGGCTGGATCTGGTATGACCGCCCGCACTATCTCGCGCCTGATGACGAGGTGAGTGCGGAAGCTTTCGCGGTGATCCGTGAGGCCATGGCGAAGACCGGCACGGCCGGTATTGCGCGCCTCGTCATGTATCGCCGCGAGCGCGCTGTCCTTCTCATCCCGAAGGACAAGGGGATCGTCGTGTGGACGCTTCGCTACGGTGACGAGGTGCGTGATGCAGGCTCCTATTTCCATGACGTCGGGAAGGAGAAGCCGTCCTCGCAGCATCTCACCATGATGAAGAAGCTGATTGGAGAGCGTACTGCGCGCTGGGACCCGAGCATGGCGGACGACCCTGTTCAGGATCGCCTGCTCGATATCGTCGCTGCCCGCCAGAAGGGCAAGAAGGTGAAGAAGCCAGCGGAACCGAAGCAGGAGACGCCCAGCAACGTCATCGACATCATGAGCGCGCTGAAGAAGAGCCTTGCTGCGGAGCGCAAGTCCTCCAGGTAG
- a CDS encoding cysteine hydrolase family protein, producing MEDPRRCRHLCVDMQRLFAEDTPWNVPWMQKVRDPVTILSSAHAAETIFTRFIPPVHPADVTGTWREYYQKWPMMTREVLGDEMVDILPELRELVPPATVFDKPIYSPWLEGRLHRYLRGQDVTTLVISGGETDVCVLAAVMGAVDLGYSIILLKDAICSTSDATHDATLGVYASRFSTQLRLSSVPEVLDWWA from the coding sequence ATGGAAGATCCGAGACGTTGCCGCCATCTTTGCGTCGACATGCAGAGGCTGTTTGCCGAAGATACCCCTTGGAACGTCCCATGGATGCAGAAGGTCCGCGACCCGGTCACCATACTATCCTCGGCCCACGCGGCTGAGACCATTTTCACTCGCTTCATACCGCCCGTTCATCCCGCCGATGTCACCGGGACCTGGCGCGAATACTACCAGAAATGGCCGATGATGACCCGCGAGGTCCTTGGCGACGAGATGGTCGACATACTGCCGGAACTGCGGGAGCTTGTTCCTCCCGCGACAGTCTTCGACAAGCCCATCTATTCCCCATGGCTGGAGGGCCGCCTGCATCGATATCTTCGCGGGCAGGATGTCACCACCCTCGTCATCTCCGGTGGAGAGACAGATGTCTGCGTCCTCGCTGCCGTGATGGGTGCGGTCGACCTGGGATATTCGATCATCCTCCTGAAGGATGCAATCTGCAGCACCTCGGACGCCACGCATGATGCGACCCTCGGCGTCTACGCATCGCGGTTTTCGACCCAGCTGCGCCTCTCTAGCGTCCCGGAAGTCCTCGACTGGTGGGCATGA
- a CDS encoding BON domain-containing protein, which yields MKNEQPKSGRPGETSQWPRWEGPAENRPSGYLQGEANIFAEGSGQEKKRCLAPDGYERSDSDLQTAVNEALTQDAFLDPRGITVSVNDGIASLEGTVASADDVRRAEDCCRSVDGLKGCTNNLHIAGEHH from the coding sequence ATGAAGAACGAACAGCCAAAATCCGGACGACCCGGCGAAACCTCGCAGTGGCCGCGCTGGGAGGGACCCGCTGAAAATCGCCCCAGCGGATACCTGCAGGGAGAAGCGAATATCTTTGCGGAGGGCAGCGGCCAGGAGAAGAAACGCTGCCTCGCTCCGGACGGATACGAACGCTCCGACAGTGATCTGCAAACCGCCGTCAATGAAGCTCTCACGCAGGACGCATTTCTGGATCCCCGAGGCATCACAGTCTCCGTAAATGACGGCATCGCTTCCTTGGAAGGCACGGTGGCAAGCGCTGATGATGTCCGCCGCGCAGAGGACTGCTGTCGCTCGGTCGATGGGCTGAAGGGATGCACCAACAACCTGCACATAGCTGGCGAACACCACTGA
- a CDS encoding ferritin-like domain-containing protein, translated as MATKTLDDLFYETLKDIYYAERQILKALPKMARAAQDEKLKTAFQDHKEETEGQIERLKQVFEIIGKRARGKTCDAIEGIISEGEEIMEEFKDTPALDAGLLAAAQAVEHYEISRYGTLRSWAQQLGLKDAVKLLEETLAEESKTDEKLTGLAKTAVNSAARKAA; from the coding sequence ATGGCAACGAAAACCCTCGACGACCTTTTCTACGAGACGCTCAAGGATATCTACTACGCCGAGCGTCAGATCCTGAAGGCGCTGCCGAAGATGGCGCGCGCTGCCCAGGACGAGAAGCTCAAGACCGCCTTCCAGGACCACAAGGAAGAGACCGAGGGCCAGATCGAGCGCCTGAAGCAGGTTTTCGAAATTATCGGCAAGCGAGCTCGCGGCAAGACCTGTGACGCCATCGAGGGGATCATCTCCGAGGGCGAAGAAATCATGGAAGAATTCAAGGATACGCCCGCCCTCGACGCCGGCCTTCTTGCCGCCGCCCAGGCTGTCGAGCACTATGAAATCAGCCGCTATGGCACGCTGCGCTCCTGGGCCCAGCAGCTTGGCCTGAAGGATGCGGTGAAGCTTCTGGAGGAGACGCTTGCAGAGGAAAGCAAGACCGACGAGAAGCTGACGGGCCTTGCCAAGACGGCGGTCAACTCCGCTGCCCGGAAGGCTGCCTGA
- a CDS encoding DUF2934 domain-containing protein: protein MADHEDDWVRKRAYSLWEEEGYPAGKDLEHWERAKRELDSFKPGRMKRATSRPAAASAKPASIKPEGASIKPEGKGSEALPPPPKKKAARTKKTTSS from the coding sequence ATGGCGGATCACGAGGACGACTGGGTACGCAAGCGCGCCTATTCACTTTGGGAAGAGGAGGGATATCCGGCAGGAAAGGATCTGGAGCACTGGGAGCGGGCGAAACGAGAGTTGGATAGCTTTAAGCCGGGTCGCATGAAACGTGCGACGTCGCGGCCCGCCGCGGCTAGTGCGAAGCCAGCGAGCATAAAGCCGGAAGGAGCGAGCATAAAGCCGGAAGGCAAGGGTTCAGAGGCGCTGCCTCCTCCTCCAAAGAAGAAGGCTGCGCGGACGAAAAAGACGACCAGCAGCTGA
- the glgA gene encoding glycogen synthase GlgA, with translation MKVLSVTSEIFPLIKTGGLADVTGSLPKALERLGIETLSLVPGYPSVMGQLRTAPPLLVFDELLGERASLLYAQIEGLSLLVLDCPALYARDGGPYVDAAGVDYADNWKRFAALSLAAAEVAGGALPGWIPDIVHPHDWQTALTSVYMRELEVPTPVVLTVHNLAFQGQFSASLLPALGLRPELYATDCLEYFRDISYLKGGLQTADAITTVSPTYAREILTPRFGMGMDGILNQRLDVLRGIVNGIDLEVWDPAADPYLPVNYDAASLRKKRQNRRHLLEAFGLDTDGAGPVFAAVSRLTWQKGMDMLAETADEIINSGGKLIVCGQGDREIERQLLETAARHPGQMTVHIGYAEAIAHLMHAGADAIIQPSRFEPCGLTQLYALRYGCVPVVSRTGGLSETIIDANDAAMSARVATGFQFHPVTTDGLRTALRRAVEAYADPKQWARLQNQGMKARFSWDRSAQQYAAVYASLMNRSKTSPSRPLPKAVS, from the coding sequence ATCAAGGTACTTTCCGTCACCTCCGAAATCTTCCCCCTTATCAAGACAGGCGGCCTCGCCGACGTCACCGGCTCCCTGCCGAAGGCGCTGGAACGACTTGGGATCGAGACACTCTCACTGGTCCCGGGTTATCCGTCGGTAATGGGGCAGCTCAGGACGGCGCCGCCGCTGCTCGTTTTCGACGAACTGCTGGGCGAACGGGCCTCTCTGCTCTACGCGCAGATCGAAGGCCTCAGCCTGCTGGTTCTTGACTGCCCTGCCCTCTATGCACGCGACGGTGGCCCCTACGTTGACGCTGCGGGGGTTGATTATGCCGACAACTGGAAACGCTTCGCAGCGCTGAGCCTTGCAGCCGCCGAAGTGGCGGGCGGAGCGCTCCCCGGCTGGATACCGGACATCGTTCATCCCCACGACTGGCAAACGGCCCTGACATCAGTTTACATGCGGGAACTGGAGGTACCCACTCCAGTTGTGCTCACGGTGCACAATCTCGCCTTCCAGGGACAATTCTCTGCCTCACTTCTGCCGGCACTGGGGCTGCGGCCCGAACTCTACGCGACCGACTGCCTCGAATACTTCCGGGACATCAGTTACCTGAAAGGCGGTCTGCAGACGGCTGATGCCATCACCACGGTCAGTCCGACATATGCCAGGGAAATCCTGACGCCTCGCTTTGGCATGGGCATGGATGGCATTCTGAACCAACGGCTCGACGTCCTTCGCGGTATCGTCAACGGGATCGACCTAGAGGTCTGGGACCCGGCCGCCGATCCCTACCTACCCGTGAACTACGACGCTGCCAGCCTTCGCAAGAAGCGCCAGAACCGTCGACATCTGCTGGAGGCGTTCGGCCTGGACACAGACGGCGCAGGGCCTGTTTTCGCCGCGGTCAGCCGCCTGACATGGCAGAAGGGCATGGACATGCTGGCAGAGACTGCAGACGAGATCATCAACAGCGGTGGCAAGCTGATCGTCTGCGGACAAGGGGACCGGGAGATCGAGCGCCAGCTCCTGGAGACTGCGGCGCGGCATCCTGGCCAGATGACCGTCCATATCGGCTATGCCGAGGCGATCGCGCATCTCATGCACGCCGGAGCGGACGCGATCATCCAGCCGTCCCGCTTCGAGCCTTGCGGCCTGACCCAGCTCTACGCGCTTCGGTACGGCTGCGTGCCGGTGGTCTCCCGGACGGGCGGCCTTTCTGAAACGATTATCGACGCCAATGACGCAGCAATGTCTGCACGCGTGGCCACCGGGTTCCAGTTTCATCCGGTCACAACCGACGGCCTGCGGACGGCGCTGAGGCGGGCGGTCGAAGCTTATGCGGACCCGAAGCAATGGGCGAGACTGCAGAACCAGGGCATGAAGGCCAGGTTCTCCTGGGACCGTAGTGCCCAGCAATATGCCGCGGTCTACGCCTCGCTCATGAATCGATCGAAAACATCGCCTTCGCGGCCTCTGCCCAAAGCCGTCTCCTGA
- the glgX gene encoding glycogen debranching protein GlgX, with translation MKSDNAIFNILPGSWTELGAIYDGEGTNFALFSAHAERVELCLFDSSGRAEIARLELPEYTNEIWHGYVPGLKPGALYGYRVYGPYDPDNGHRFNPNKLLVDPYARELVGDVDWNDAHFAYDLLHDDRDLTFDDRDSAPFMPKCRVVDPNGFDWHDANRPNIPWSSAVVYETHVKGFTQLNPAVPQELRGTFDGMGHAASVDYIRSLGITSVELMPVHYFPDDQHLLDKGLHNFWGYNTLGFFAPASRYYGPRGLEGFREMVRNYHDAGIEVILDVVYNHTAEGNELGPTLSFKGIDNFSYYRTMPDQHRYYINDTGTGNTVNTSHPRVLQLIMDSLRYWVQHMHVDGFRFDLGTILGREPEGFDQRGGFFDAVTQDTVLSKVKLIGEPWDIGPGGYQVGGFPPGWAEWNDKYRDTIRDYWKGDNVAPDFAARLLGSGDIYDLRGRRPWASVNFIAAHDGFTLNDLVSYNEKHNEANGEDNNDGHNDNRSYNYGAEGPTEDEAINGVRERQKRNFLATLFLSHGTPMLLGGDEFGRSQMGNNNGYCQDSEISWVRWEGLPETNEQLREFTRHIIALRKEQPIFRRENWRDGMEVRWFNAGGGEQLPEHWQEGTTLGLNLRRVDLEREEGLWSNVLVLFNPFEGNVPFYIPPMVEGRWILELTTADPSLRGVEVEQDQEFELEGRTLVVLRRA, from the coding sequence ATGAAAAGCGACAACGCGATTTTCAACATCCTGCCGGGCAGCTGGACTGAGCTCGGTGCGATCTATGACGGCGAAGGCACCAACTTCGCTCTTTTCTCCGCCCACGCCGAAAGGGTCGAGCTCTGCCTTTTCGACAGCAGCGGCAGGGCTGAGATCGCGCGGCTTGAGCTGCCCGAATATACGAACGAGATCTGGCACGGCTACGTCCCCGGGTTGAAACCCGGAGCCCTTTACGGCTATCGCGTCTACGGCCCTTATGATCCCGATAACGGACATCGCTTCAATCCGAACAAGCTTCTTGTCGATCCGTATGCACGAGAGCTTGTGGGAGACGTGGATTGGAACGATGCCCACTTTGCCTACGACCTTCTTCACGATGACAGGGATCTGACATTCGACGATCGGGACAGCGCTCCATTCATGCCCAAATGCCGCGTCGTTGATCCGAACGGATTCGATTGGCATGATGCGAACCGGCCCAACATCCCGTGGTCCTCAGCCGTTGTCTACGAAACACATGTGAAGGGCTTCACGCAACTCAATCCCGCGGTTCCTCAGGAACTGCGCGGTACGTTCGACGGCATGGGTCACGCTGCCTCGGTGGACTACATCAGAAGCCTCGGGATCACGTCGGTGGAACTGATGCCGGTTCACTACTTCCCGGACGACCAGCACCTCCTCGACAAGGGGCTCCATAATTTCTGGGGCTATAACACTCTCGGCTTCTTCGCACCCGCATCCCGCTACTACGGCCCGCGGGGGCTGGAAGGCTTCCGGGAGATGGTCAGAAATTACCATGATGCCGGCATCGAGGTGATACTTGACGTCGTCTACAACCACACGGCTGAAGGTAACGAGCTGGGGCCGACACTCTCTTTCAAGGGTATTGACAACTTCTCTTACTACCGGACCATGCCGGACCAGCACCGCTACTACATCAACGACACCGGGACCGGAAACACCGTCAACACGTCCCATCCGCGGGTATTGCAGCTGATCATGGATTCGCTACGCTATTGGGTGCAGCACATGCATGTCGACGGCTTCCGCTTCGACCTCGGAACAATTCTGGGCCGCGAACCGGAGGGCTTCGACCAGCGTGGCGGCTTCTTCGATGCGGTGACGCAGGATACTGTCCTGTCGAAGGTGAAGCTGATCGGCGAGCCATGGGACATCGGGCCCGGCGGATATCAGGTTGGCGGCTTCCCGCCAGGCTGGGCAGAATGGAACGACAAGTATCGCGACACCATCCGGGACTACTGGAAGGGCGATAACGTCGCACCCGACTTTGCGGCTCGTCTGCTGGGGTCCGGCGATATCTACGACCTGCGCGGTCGCCGGCCCTGGGCAAGTGTCAACTTCATCGCCGCCCATGACGGGTTCACGCTGAATGATCTCGTCTCCTACAACGAAAAGCACAACGAGGCGAATGGCGAGGACAACAACGACGGCCATAACGACAACCGCAGCTATAACTATGGCGCTGAGGGCCCCACAGAGGATGAGGCCATCAATGGGGTTCGCGAGCGCCAGAAGCGCAACTTCCTGGCGACCCTCTTCCTTTCTCACGGAACACCGATGCTCCTCGGCGGCGATGAATTCGGCCGCAGCCAGATGGGAAACAACAACGGCTATTGCCAGGACAGCGAGATTTCCTGGGTCCGCTGGGAGGGGCTTCCCGAGACGAACGAGCAGTTGCGGGAGTTCACCCGTCACATCATCGCCTTGCGGAAGGAGCAGCCCATCTTCCGCCGTGAAAACTGGCGCGACGGCATGGAGGTTCGCTGGTTCAACGCGGGTGGGGGTGAGCAGCTTCCCGAGCATTGGCAGGAAGGCACGACCCTTGGTCTCAACCTCCGTCGCGTCGATCTCGAGCGTGAGGAGGGTCTCTGGTCTAACGTGCTGGTGCTTTTCAACCCGTTCGAAGGCAACGTCCCCTTTTACATTCCGCCAATGGTTGAGGGGCGCTGGATCCTCGAACTCACGACGGCGGATCCGTCGCTGCGAGGCGTGGAAGTAGAGCAGGATCAGGAGTTCGAGCTTGAGGGCCGTACTCTGGTTGTCCTTCGGAGAGCCTGA
- a CDS encoding c-type cytochrome — protein sequence MIVRRKYIIAAAVLLPVVGLLVGWSGLIGVRASTGHWAVTDWFLHWVMRNSVRTAALSHEAPPLDHPALLPPAAGHYEIGCAMCHGSPARPRSETVKQMLPEPPDLVPVISSWTDEQLFEIVQHGVRFTGMPAWPTQKRPDEVWSIVAFLRHLPSMEAERYRELSGLYPPPMEGEVDNLPLSCESCHAERRLNAESLVPSLAGQSETYLVESLRAYADGRRASGIMQLAVSSLPEEAFGDLARYYAGQERSVRNPADVDAGLVEQGRILAQQGRAADKIPACLSCHEKPDGNPAYPRLSGLSRPYLTRQLQLFVDGVRGGTKYSHLMNEVAKNLEPEDVAAAAAYFSQRSE from the coding sequence GTGATCGTCCGGCGCAAGTACATCATCGCAGCGGCTGTCCTGCTCCCGGTCGTCGGACTTCTGGTGGGTTGGTCGGGCCTGATCGGCGTCAGGGCGAGTACCGGGCACTGGGCAGTTACCGACTGGTTTCTTCACTGGGTCATGCGGAATTCCGTCCGCACCGCCGCGCTTTCGCATGAAGCTCCGCCGCTGGACCATCCAGCCTTGCTTCCTCCTGCAGCAGGCCACTACGAAATCGGCTGCGCCATGTGCCACGGCTCACCGGCGCGGCCGAGATCGGAGACGGTGAAGCAGATGCTTCCGGAGCCGCCGGATCTGGTGCCCGTGATTTCGAGCTGGACGGACGAGCAGTTGTTCGAGATCGTCCAGCACGGGGTGAGGTTCACCGGCATGCCGGCCTGGCCGACCCAGAAGCGTCCTGACGAAGTATGGTCCATAGTCGCCTTCCTGCGCCACCTACCCAGCATGGAGGCCGAACGCTACCGGGAGCTGTCGGGGCTCTACCCGCCACCCATGGAAGGAGAGGTGGATAATCTGCCTCTCAGCTGCGAAAGCTGCCATGCGGAGCGGAGGCTTAATGCGGAGAGCCTCGTGCCGAGCCTTGCGGGACAGTCGGAGACCTATCTGGTCGAAAGCCTACGTGCTTATGCTGACGGCAGGCGTGCAAGCGGTATCATGCAACTGGCGGTCAGTTCGCTTCCCGAGGAAGCGTTCGGGGACCTCGCACGGTACTATGCCGGACAGGAGCGGTCAGTGCGCAATCCTGCGGACGTCGATGCCGGACTGGTCGAGCAGGGCCGAATACTGGCACAACAGGGACGCGCTGCCGACAAGATCCCGGCCTGCCTGTCCTGTCACGAGAAGCCCGATGGAAATCCAGCCTATCCGAGGCTTTCCGGGCTGAGCCGCCCTTATCTCACTCGCCAGCTTCAGCTGTTCGTCGACGGTGTACGGGGCGGAACCAAGTATAGCCACCTGATGAATGAGGTGGCGAAAAATCTCGAGCCCGAAGATGTCGCGGCCGCGGCGGCCTATTTCTCACAACGATCGGAATGA
- a CDS encoding cytochrome c oxidase assembly protein gives MRRASLATGLLLLAVAWIIVLPFGGRESFTIHMIVHMSVVAGAAPLLAVGLSGSRHDLTVRWPWFTPVIASLVELLAVWGWHLPAARVMAEAFWIITALEQATFLAAGLLLWLSCLGGAQEGREARQLAGTFGLLFTSMHMTLLGALLSLSPRPLYGTENVTCFGVTLGAAVDQQAGGVVMLLVGAVVYLLGGVLLLSSALGPREHSGGRL, from the coding sequence ATGAGGAGGGCGTCTCTCGCGACGGGTCTGCTTCTCTTGGCGGTGGCATGGATCATCGTACTGCCCTTCGGCGGACGGGAATCCTTCACTATACACATGATCGTCCACATGTCGGTGGTGGCAGGCGCTGCTCCGCTGCTTGCAGTCGGGCTGTCCGGCTCCCGTCATGACCTTACTGTGCGCTGGCCGTGGTTCACACCGGTCATCGCCTCCCTCGTTGAACTCCTGGCAGTATGGGGATGGCATCTTCCGGCTGCGCGGGTGATGGCTGAGGCGTTCTGGATCATCACGGCGCTGGAGCAGGCGACGTTTCTCGCGGCCGGACTGCTGCTCTGGCTTTCCTGCCTTGGCGGCGCCCAGGAGGGGCGGGAGGCTCGTCAGCTTGCCGGCACCTTCGGCCTGCTGTTCACGTCCATGCACATGACCTTGCTCGGTGCCCTGCTTTCGCTGTCACCGCGACCGCTCTACGGCACCGAAAACGTCACATGCTTCGGCGTCACGCTGGGGGCTGCCGTCGACCAGCAGGCCGGCGGCGTCGTGATGTTGCTCGTCGGAGCGGTCGTCTATCTCCTCGGCGGCGTCCTGCTGCTGTCCTCGGCCTTGGGGCCACGCGAACATTCGGGAGGGCGTCTGTGA